The Oncorhynchus tshawytscha isolate Ot180627B linkage group LG20, Otsh_v2.0, whole genome shotgun sequence genome has a window encoding:
- the LOC112214458 gene encoding LOW QUALITY PROTEIN: E3 ubiquitin-protein ligase TRIM23-like (The sequence of the model RefSeq protein was modified relative to this genomic sequence to represent the inferred CDS: inserted 2 bases in 1 codon), whose product MAVAMGVNKXGTAATMDVCVRHGRGATGSTVKVLECGVCEDVFSLQGDKVPRLLLCGHTVCHDCLTRLPLHGRAVRCPFDRQVTELGDSGVWGLKKNFALLELLERLQNGASNQLGVAEESLKGMGESVIRCDEDESHTASMYCTVCATHLCANCSQLTHSTRTLAKHRRVPLADKPHEKTLCPQHQVHAIEFVCQEEICQPGPLMCCVCKEYGKHQGHKHVVLEAEANQIRASILDMAHCIRTFTEEVSEYSRKLVGIVQQIEGGEQTVDDGIGMAHTEHVPGTAESARSCVRAYFADLHETLCRQEEMALSVVDAHVRERLIWLRQQQEDMAILLSQVSTACLHCERTLQQDDCRVVLAKQEINRLLETLQKQQQQFTELADHIQLDAGIPVTFTKDNRVHIGPKMEIRVVTLGLDSAGKTTILFKLKQDEFMQPIPTIGFNVETVEYKNLKFTIWDVGGKHKLRPLWKHYYLNTQAVVFVIDSCHRDRLMEAHSELAKLLTEKELRDALLLIFANKQDVPGAESVEEMTELLSLHKLCCGRSWHIQGCDARSGTGLYEGLDWLSRQLVAAGVLDVA is encoded by the exons ATGGCGGTTGCTATGGGTGTGAACAA CGGGACAGCAGCAACGATGGACGTCTGTGTTCGGCACGGCAGAGGGGCCACAGGCAGCACGGTGAAG GTGttggagtgtggtgtgtgtgaggatGTCTTCTCTCTCCAAGGGGACAAGGTCCCCCGGCTGCTGCTCTGCGGTCACACGGTCTGCCATGACTGTCTGACCCGGCTGCCCCTGCATGGTAGAGCCGTCCGCTGCCCCTTTGACAGACAGGTCACTGAACTGG gtGACTCTGGTGTGTGGGGTCTGAAGAAGAACTTTGCTCTGCTGGAACTTCTGGAGAGGCTGCAGAATGGAGCGTCCAACCAGTTGGGCGTGGCAGAGGAGTCCCTCAAAGGCATGGGAGAG AGTGTAATCCGCTGTGACGAGGACGAGAGCCACACGGCATCTATGTACTGCACGGTGTGTGCCACCCACTTGTGTGCCAACTGCTCCCAGCTCACCCACTCCACCCGCACCCTGGCCAAGCACCGGCGGGTACCCCTGGCAGACAAGCCCCACGAGAAGACTCTGTGCCCGCAGCATCAGGTCCACGCTATCGAGTTTGTCTGTCAGGAGGAGATCTGCCAGCCTGGGCCACTCATGTGCTGCGTGTGCAAAGAGTACGGCAAGCACCAGGGACACAAG CATGTGGTTCTGGAGGCAGAAGCCAATCAGATCCGTGCATCCATCCTGGACATGGCCCACTGTATCCGGACGTTCACAGAGGAGGTGTCGGAGTATTCCAGGAAGCTGGTTGGGATCGTACAGCAGATTGAGGGAGGGGAACAGACCGTGGATGACGGCATCGGCATGGCACACACTGAACAT GTCCCAGGCACGGCAGAGAGCGCCCGGTCCTGCGTACGGGCCTACTTCGCCGATCTCCACGAGACACTGTGCAGACAGGAGGAGATGGCACTCAGCGTAGTGGACGCCCACGTCAGAGAGAGACTCATCTGGCTccggcagcagcaggaggacaTGGCCATCCTGCTTTCCCAGGTCTCTACTGCCTGTCTGCACTGTGAGAGAACTCTGCAGCAG GATGACTGCAGGGTGGTTCTGGCCAAGCAGGAGATCAACAGACTGTTGGAGACTCTGcagaaacagcagcagcagttcaCTGAGCTGGCCGACCACATCCAGCTAGACGCTGGTATCCCCGTCACCTTCACCAAG GACAACCGGGTCCACATTGGTCCAAAGATGGAGATCCGGGTGGTGACCCTGGGACTGGATAGTGCAGGGAAAACCACCATCCTCTTCAAGCTGAAACAGGACGAGTTTATGCAGCCCATCCCTACCATAG GTTTTAATGTGGAGACAGTGGAGTATAAGAATCTCAAGTTCACCATCTGGGATGTTGGTGGGAAACATAAGCTACGACCTCTCTGGAAGCACTATTACCTGAACACACAAG CGGTGGTGTTTGTGATTGACAGCTGTCACAGAGACAGGCTGATGGAGGCCCACAGTGAGCTGGCGAAACTGCTGACTGAGAAAGAGCTGAGAGACGCCCTGCTGCTCATCTTCGCCAACAAACAG GATGTCCCCGGGGCTGAGTCAGTGGAGGAGATGACGGAGCTTCTGAGCCTTCACAAGCTGTGCTGTGGGAGGAGCTGGCACATCCAAGGCTGTGACGCCCGCAGCGGCACAGGGCTCTACGAGGGCCTGGACTGGCTGTCCCGACAGCTGGTGGCTGCAGGCGTACTGGACGTGGCCTAA
- the srek1ip1 gene encoding protein SREK1IP1 has translation MAAPGPNKDNIRAGCKKCGYPGHLTFECRNFVRVDPRKDIVLDVSSTSSEESTEDEQEDLPHDKLGREGKDSKGPQEDTRKVKHKRRKSKDRKSERKRSYSSSDEEESKKRKKHKSHKKKGKKEKKEKKERHKKKQKKKGEPSSSDSSSGSSDTD, from the exons ATGGCTGCACCAG GTCCCAATAAGGACAACATCAGAGCTGGGTGCAAGAAATGTGGTTACC CGGGCCACCTGACGTTCGAGTGCCGTAACTTTGTGCGTGTGGACCCCCGGAAAGACATTGTCCTAGATGTAAGCAGTACAAGCAGTGAAGAGAGTACAGAGGACGAGCAGGAGGATCTGCCTCATGACAAGCTGGGTCGGGAAGGAAAAGACTCAAAAG GTCCCCAGGAGGACACCAGGAAAGTTAAACACAAGAGGAGGAAGAGTAAAGACAGAAAGTCTGAAAGAAAGAG GTCTTATTCATCGAGTGACGAAGAGGAGAGCAAGAAGAGAAAGAAACACAAAAGCCACAAGAAAAAAGGCAAAaaggaaaagaaagaaaagaaggaaCGTCacaagaagaagcagaagaagaaaggtgaaccttcatcgtCTGACAGCTCCAGCGGGTCCTCTGACACTGATTGA